The DNA window TAGTAGATCGAGCTGTAGGTGCATGGACTTGGCTAGTGAAGCACAAACCACTCATCTTTCCATAGAGAGTGCTACCCTAGAGTAAGATGAGCGACCCCAGTGGCAACGTTAGTCCCAAGGTAGCTTGCTTACTTCACTAGTCAACGAAGTGCGTAAACAAATAAAGGAACATTCTTGCTTGATCATTTGCTCTGACTAGACCGCCCTCCCTAGAGTACGATACTGGTTCGCCATAGGTCCGAAGAGCTGTCTCTTGTGTGCGATGGTTGGGCATGAATGGAGCTTGCTCGGTAGAAAGGAGAGTGGAAGTAGAGATCGAACGTAGAAATACCAGTAGAACAATTCTTTATTACATACAATTAGTTTTAGTTAAAGGATAAAGCTGAACAGACGCTTCTCGCAAGCAGCAACCCCTGCTGAAGGAAGGATTGGATTGATTAGTCTACTCACTCCGGAAAGGCTCTTGGTCCTACCAATTGCTTGAAGCTCTGTCAAAGCAGAAAGGACTTTTCCACTATTCCATTAATACTATGATACGTGGGAGATACTTTGCTGAATTCTCATCAGTTAAGGCAGTACGGAAGCAAGTTTGAAAGCTGGCATAGGATTTCTAAAAAACAGTTAAATAACTAAGGGTAGGACCTTGTGATGAAAAGCTTTCTCGTGCTCGGACTTTTATCAGGTAACTGAAAATCCTCCAGCAAACAAGGGTTAGTTAAATAAGGCAAAGGGACAAGGTATTCAACAAAGAAAGGAAAGGAAGCAAGTTAGAAGCAGACAGGCGCCAACAAATGAATATGCCCTGGGGAAAGAAGCTCTGGAAGCAGGCCAAAGGGAAATGCTTATGTTAGGTCCTATCCCGTAGCAAATCAAGGTGCGGAGTAAGATGCCATGGAATCCGCTGCAAAGGCAAAGGCGGTCGTTTTAGGACCTGGACCGTTGACTGGGTGCTGAGAACTCTGGTGAGATCACGCCAGGGTTTTCCAGACGAAATAAAGTAAAGAACTCTTAGCTGTGACCAGTAAGCGAGGAGGAGATTGAACGCTTTCCCGATCAGCCAAGCCCTTAATAAATAGAGTGGGCAGGCCAAGGCAAGACGAATCGACCGCACCCCTAGCCCTTTCTTAGCTTCGTAGCCCCATCATCTTCCACTTGAGCTTTCTTTAGAGACCCCTAGGGAACTGCATGAATTGACTCCAACAACATAGGCAATGTCGGGTCCTGTGATGGTTATATACACTAGACTCCCAACCATGCTTCTGAACTGAGACACATCTTCAACAGGGAGGAGCCATACGGGATGATAGCTATTCGTGCCACTCTTTCGATCTTTCTTTGAAAAGAGCAAGAAAGGGAATCGGTAAAAGATCACCTTCCTTTTTCAGTGAACTTGATCCCGCGCATCACCCTTGAACTCAGGACTTGAGAATAGCCTTTCGATTCCTTCTTCGAGCGACCCTAGCTCATATGAACTAGGGTAAGCAGTCCTAAGAGCTAATCAATCGATAGGCCAAATAGGAGGGCGCTGTAGCTACGGTTTCCGCAGTTAACTTGTTCTATTCCTATATCTGTATACCATGACTAACTCTAAGAATCCTTCCGGTAGTGAAGGGGTAGATACCCGAACGTCTTAGAGTAGCTTGCAAATCGGCTTCTTCTTCAATCGGGAATCGCTAGTCGCGGGATTAACTCCCTAGTCTCATAAGGGCTGATCGGATACGGCTAAAGAGTAGGGTAAGCTGGGAATGTTCCGTCTTTGCAGGTTTTCGTTTGGGTATTTGCCTTGGCAGGGTAGGAGAAGCCAGAGCTAGGTAAGTGTCAGAGGAGCTTCCCTGGCAAGACTCAAAGGAACATGGCTTTCGCGGCTAAGCTTCATGCTTCACCCCTTGTCATAGGATTGGCAGTATCAGTACTAGGCGCGTTCATAGGAAGACCAGGAGATCAAGATTAGTATATCACCTCGGTTATTTGAAGTCAGTTCAGGGCGGGGAAACCCCGAGTAGCTCGACTTCCTTTCTTTCCGGGCATAGCTCCTCTTGTCTGAATGCCCCTTGTTCTTGTTGTTAATGAGTTGTTCCTCTTCTTTTTGGTCCATGAAAGGGACAGTTACTAATGGGAATGGAAGGCGCGGTCCAATGGTGCGGTAAAGGCGTGGAAAAGAAAGATAGAGCTTTTAAGTAGTCGTTATAAGTCGAGATAAATAAACCATTCTTCTATTCTAGTCCGGATATCTGCATACCATGCCGGCTGATCGGAAGCTACGTTCTTCCATCGTACAACAACAGTAGCTCCTTAGCTGCGCTACACATTCTTAGCTACATTATTCAACTAGACTAGTCAATGAAACTAGCTACCCCATGTTCTAACATGAAGTCTGCAATGGCGCGGGAACATGCGGATACATTAGCAACAGGAACATGGTTTAATTGCTATTTGAATTTAGCAGCATTGGCCGTAGAATCAAATATTGACGGTGACTGACCACTAGATCTGTCGATCGAGACCTTGGTCTTCCTGCAGTGCTATAGGCTTTTGACTCTCTCTCTCTATGGGCTAACGCCCTAGATCCTCCAACGGTGAGACTGAGTGTATTACTTTCTCTTAAGACTACAGAGGTACGTAAAGTAGAGGTCCCTCAATTCAACTATCTCTTCATACTTTTCTGGGTGACCAAGACATAGACTAAGATTCCTTTGTATCCGGGCGCTTACCTCGCTTGTTAGGGATCGATGCTTCGCCTCATCCGTGCTCATTGGAAACCTTGACTCTTCAATAGATTCATCTTAACTTAAGAAAAGTGGTACTTTCTGTTTGCCTTCCCGTCTTTTCTCAGCGGATCAGCCACATACTCCGAAGTAAGGTTAGTGACGGGAACGTAGCTTGGTCAGGTTTTCTGGGGGTTGGTTCCTCTACTAGAATAGGTTCCGAACGCCTCACTTCTCTGACTTTCGGTGCTTATCTTCAATCATAAGATGGTCACCCGCCCTAAGCAACATCGGTTCACCATAGATATTTCGAGAACTTCTCTTCTTGACTAGGATAGCGCTCTTCCTTCTCAAAGATTTGCCTTTTCTTCACCTCTCCCAGCGCTGCTCAAGAATCATTCTGGTATCTACTACTCCGGTACCTACTATTCTTTCCGAACCTGGGGCTTCGCTTGCTCGCCCACTTATCCATGCGTTCTTTGGTAGGCAGCATAGCTTGGTTTTCCACTTCCAAGAAAGACTTGAGTGAATTCCTTGTTTTCGAACCAAACACCCAAACGGTTTCGGGCTCGAGGAGTACCGGACGTCTTAAAGAAGAGTGAAACAGCAGCTCTTCCTCTCAAGTGATGGCATCTCGGGTGAGAGGCCAGAACGATGAGCTCCTGTGGCCTATGGTGCGGAGGAGTACCTGTTCGCCATATGGCAAGAAAGAGAAACCGGTCCCTATGGTGATACGCGAAATACCCGATCCCGGCTAAAACTAGCTATATCGAAACCGCGAGTTCTGAGTAGCTGATTGTCCATAATTTAAGGAAAACGTGTCTTTGTCAGCAGATCTTGTTGTTCTTTCCTCACTATCTGTATAGAAAGGGCAAGTCGCTGTTAAGCGTTAGGCGTTTCTTCTCCTAAAGGCTTTCTAACGGGAATGGACTCAATATGTGGTTGCTTCGGTTTGTCAATATGCCACCATTGGTAGAGTAGTTAAGAAAAGAGTCAATCGATATGAAGTGAATGGAGGGACGAACTCACCAAAGAGCTATTTGTCTATGCCTTGTCTCCTTGCTTTGACGGAAGCCATTTCATCGCGTTAATGGCATTGTAGAGCCGTATTCCAGGAGTTAATGGTCGCCACTGTCTATTGGCTCAGAAGCCTCGGATAATTGCCATTGCTGCTTCGCCCTTTTAGCAAAGACATGGGAACTGTATCCCAAAGGTCTTGATTTCCTTATAAATGAAATGGATATATGGTATGGGCTTTGGTCAGGGCATTGGAGAGGGTTAAGGCTCCTGTTAGTGATATGGATATGGTAGTAATACGGATATTCCATAGATAGAGAAATGTCTTCCTTTGGGTTTTGTTTTCCCTGTAGCTACCTTGTTAATGCAGCTATTAAGGTAGTGAATGGATGGCTCACTTACGATATTCCTCATGCGACCAGTGGTAAACCCGTCTGTCCGTAAATAGAGAATGGAAGAACTCCTAAAGCGTTGAAAGAAGCTCGGGTGAGTATTCCGACTGGAACTAGCCGTTCTATGTGCCTAGCATCTGTCAACTCAAAGAGAAGAAGCTGGAATGGAGATATAATACTTCAAGTATAGGGGTGGATAAGTCGGGGAGAAGGCTAGGATCAATCAAATTACGTAGGCCTTCCTTAGAACCCGAGAACAGGGGAAATCGGAGTTCAAGATGCTAGGAGAACTCTCTCTCATATATGAATTGTTCGAGCGGGTCCAGACAGAGGATAAATCAACAAGCGAGGCTCTGCATGAAGGATCCAAAGGACCAACTGGAAAGGAAGCGAAGGTGTCGTAGACTAAGAAGCCGATTTTGCAAGCAATGAACTCCTCTAGCTACATTACCGCAGATTGTGGATATCAATACCCTATTGAACAACTACATCAACATCTCCCATCTATTGAATAAGTCAGTAGAGACGGAGAATCAATACCAAGCTATCAAGCAAGGAAGCTGAAGCTCCTCTTTAGATGCCCTCATCAGATAGATGACAAGGCAAGAAGAAGTTACTCTTGAAGATGCCCTAAGGACGAAACAATCTCATCCTAGTCTTCCCTTTACTTAAGAGAAATAGGGAATTCAGCGAAAATAGTAGGCTTTTTTACCTTCGATTTAAACTCTTTTGAGGCAAGAAATGTAAACCCCTTCTTTCGAGCATAAATAGCATAGAAGAAGTCGTTTTTCCTAGCTTCGGAGTTAGGAGTTAAGCTCTTTCAGCGGAATGAAGAATAGAGCTCTCGTCTTTCTTCCTTTGGCAATCAACGACGTAAACCAAGATAGCAACTAGCTGCCTCCTTTAATGAGGTGTGGACTCTCCTTTCTTCTCCCATCAACGGCTGGTAATTCAACCTAAGATCTGGTAACTATCTTCCTTTTAGCTTTCCTCAGCCAAACCCGAAATCAGGTTGGTCCTTTCCGGGTATTAATTCATAAAATGTCTGCTTTCTTCTTTATCTAGTTTTTCCACTTCGAATTAGCCAGCTCAGAAATAGATTCACGTGATCCAGACCATTTAGTCATTCCCGAGCAAATATTCAGGCTAACCAACACGGTAACTCCTCGAACTCGATGATGGGAATTTCCAAAGACAGGAGAGGCTTGGCCTTCCTTTTCTCAGATTAGTCTAAGGCGAATGGAAACTTCTCAAACCAAGGTAATTATTCAACCAAAAATGAGTAGTGGCTTTCTCCTGTCTTTCTTCGGAAATGACTTTAACCGGGAATTCTAAAGACAAATGCCAGCTTTCTTTCTTTTGGCAACCCACTTCGGAATTCATCGACAAAAAGAGGCCAACCAACACGGTAACTCCTCGAGAAGAAGTAGCCTTTTGTCTTTCTTTTCGATTTAAACTTGAGACTTCAGAAGGAAAAGTAGGAGTTTTCTTCCTTCTTTGAAGAGGCAAGATCAGGGAAATCTCTAAGGAGTCAAAAGTAGCTAATTTCTCCTTCTCACCGGAACTAGCAAGCAAACTTCCTTTTTCTCTTTCTTTTGACCGGAAAATGACTCCCTTTTCTAAATACCCACAGAAAACGCACCCCTCTAGAGAGGCTTAGAACGCGTTTTACGGACCCCTTTAAGGTGTTTGTACCTTCGAGTTTTAGCCTTCGTTGTCTGCCCAGAGATTTTCACATGCCAATTTTAGCCCTGAAATCTTCCTTTGAGTTCTCTAATCACAGCCAAAAGGGACAAGCGGCATGGCAACTTTTCCTTCAAATCTAGGCTTGCTTTCCCTGTAGCTGCTTGTTCCTTGTCTTTAATCAAAGACTGGGTACTCTTAGCCTCAAAAGAAGTTAGGAGAGTTATTAACTCCCCTTGTTCTAATTAGATTTCTCCTTGGGACTTCCAAAGGAGGTTGGTTTTGGCTTTCCGAAGTCGGGAATTTCCTCCGAAGAGTCTTGTTTTTCTCTTTAATGGCTAAACCTATGGATCCGGAGAAGCTTATGGCTCTGGGCCTTGTCCTTGTCATTGGTTAGGGCATTGGTAAGGGTACCGGTATTGTATTGTTCCTTACTGTACCCTTTACTTAGGATATTTACCGGGTACTTTGCCCTAGCATTTGACCTAGCTTCATAACTCCTAGCAAGGAACAAGGGCTACAGTTTTCACTCCTGTCCTTACTTTCTTGCTTTAGCTGCAGTAGCTAAATTGTTCCTGTAGCTAAACGAAAACGGGTACGAACACTCGGCTCGGTAACCACCTCGGAAACACCACCGCGACTTGCATCTGGGTAAGAACAGTGTTCTAATTGCTACCCGAAAGAACCCACGATAAATGCCCGATTTACCACATATGACTCGGGACGTGGATGAGCCTTTTTCTCGGGAAACTTATCCATGTCCCAACCTATATATCAAATATCGGTAGTAGCTCGTAGGGTTATTACCAGTAAGTTTTATAAATAATTGAAACATATTGGGTATACTTTATTAATAGAATTACTTGATAAACCTCATGTTACTTTAAAGATGGAAATTGTTAATTATTTATGTCTTTAATTGTATTATTAATATACTATTTCCCAATGTTAAAGTAACACTTTCAACTCTTTTGTTGGTTCTCTTTGTATCCTATTTCTGATGAATAGGTTTACATTCCTCCCTGCAGAGTACTTATAGAGTTAGAGTTTCTGAGGTCGCACTTCTCTTAATGAGTCTGTCCATTCGGATTCGAGCAGTCTGTCGGAAAGGCTCGAGAGACCTGTGCTTCCCTCTCGACTAGAGCCCTTGATAGCATGAATAGATTATTGGATTGAGGGTCATGGATCCACGTGTCTCCGTTCCCTTCCAACGGGGCCTAGCCTAGGGTCGGATTCATCAGAATGCGGGCAGAGGCTGGCTGCTGATGAACTTCTATTTTGATCAAAGGCCCTTTGGACGGACTCAGAAGCGGGAGATGAAGGAGAGTCGGATGGAGCACTCAATGGAGAGATTCCCTTTTGCCTCCGCTCATTGGTCTTATTGAAGATGATTGATTCGAACGAGAGAGATAGAAGGAGAGCCAGGTGGGCTCGTGGATGGCAAAGAACTACTTGGGTCCATGCACATTATAGAAAGATTCTCATCCAAGGACACCGGAATAAGGGTTTAATGACCTAAGTCTGGCTGATGGAGATGAATCGAGGTACTTACCTTACCCGCCTCATACCTCTTCCCTGGTCCCGGCCCATCGCCAGGGGGAACGAAGGACTTTTGATGCCATCCCGGGATCCCGATATCGATATGCTCTGCCGGAATATACAGATGGAACAGAATATGGATCGGATCTGGTCCCTTCTTTCTCCGTCTAGATGCCCGGATTAAACAAAAAAGGTTGAGATTAGCCGTTCATTGTCTCGGTTCGGCTCCGACTGGTCTGACTTCGGGAGTTGGGAGAGATCGGAAATCAGCTGCCGTTGGCTTGGATGGTGAAGAGGAATGAGATGAAATGGTTCCGCCTGGTTGTTCCGCACTTGAGTCTATCCGTCAGGGGTTCTTTCGTTAGTTCGATGCCGATTCGTAATCGGCTCTCTGGCCTCAAAACCACACCCGAAGGAAGGCCAGCCCTTCGAGGCTAGGAAAGGATTCTGATTTTGGCCAGCCTTACAACATAGGGAACACCAGCAAAGGCAACTTCCAAGTCAGCGGAGCCTGACAGCCCGACCTCACTCAGGAATAGACACTTGAAAGGCCCTCAATCAAAGGTAAGCAGAAATGCTTTCCCGTCTCCATCTCTACATTAACTCAGTATTCATGCTTTAGCTACAGGTGAAGGTGCCCGTCGCCATCGAGCTACGCCGCCTAACTACACATACCGAATGAGCACCGGAGGCGAGGAAGAGAAAGAAGAACTCCTAGGCTACAAGAAAAGAAAATAGGCGCCTTTACTTTAAGCCACGGTTTCCCGATCGTGTAATATCTTCTATCGCAAGCCTGGCCGAAATGCAGATTGATTAACTCAAGAAATGCAGGGAAGCGTAGAACACGGGGCCGGCGGATCTCCTATTGCCTTAGCTGCTCCTGTTGCTCTAGCCGCTTCAACTCCCGGTGCCTGCCTAGACCGAAGGGAAGGCGAAGAGAGAGGCGATCCCGACCTCCACTAAAGCGATGTGCACTAGCGAGTTAGTTCTATACTGGAGCTGCAGGTGCCGTTATCTGGGCTGTAAGTCGATTAACGATATCATCTTCCCTGTCTGTCTGGCAAATAGCGATGGTGGAAGCGAGCATGCACTAGGCCTTTCTCTGCCTCAGCTGCTGCGTCTCTTCCCGCGCCTGTTGATCTGCCTGCGACTAGTGCGTTAATGCCATGTTACTCCGCCTAGTGCTTCTCCTCTACGAGCTGCTTCTCTCCTCTAATATCACAAGTAAAGAAAAACTGAATCAACTAAAAAAACTACAAGAAAACAAGGGGCGAAGCGAAGAAAGAGCCAAAAGGACCCTGTAGTCCTCAACTCAAGCAACTGTTTGGCATATCGATTAGCAAGGGAAGTGAAATACTTTAGCCGCAGGTTCGGTTGCCGATTGATGGAACTCTTTCTATTACTTAACTCAATGCCGCTAACTCCCGATTGGCCGAGTGGGTAGCTTCTTCTCTCTCCTCTAACTCGCCGCTTAGCTACACATATTGAGTGAATTCTCCTGCTTGGTTTGCTTTCCATTAGCTACTCTAGAGCGTTCGTGCCCCACAACTAGTGGGTCACCTCTCTGGCCGTTGGTTAAAGAGAGAAGAGTTACACTCCTAAAGCAGCAAGAAAACGCCAGAAATACAAAGAAACAAGTTTCACCGCTTTGAGCTAGTGCACTCATCCCTTGCTTGTTGAAAGGTGTAATCCGTATTTGCTGAGTAGATTTCGTTGAGGGAGTTGATGCGGTGGAAGACTACCAGTAGCTATCCGTAGATGGGATCCGAGCTAAATCGATATGCTCACCGACCCGTAGCTAAGGCATATAAAGAAGATGTTGCCGGTTCCCCTGTAGTCGTCAGCTCCTTCTTGACAGATCCGATCGGGTGTTCATAATCTGGAGTAAAAGGATTCGAACCTTTGCATGCCGGTACCAAAAACCGATGCCTTACCACTTGGCTATACTCCATAGGCCTGTTTTGGACGGTAGGAACGGGGATATAGCAAGTAAGCAGCAAGGTTCTCCCTTTATTAGGACCGACTACAACAAGCTCGCGACTCTAATAGAAAGAAAGGGCTCTGCTCTATTTGCTTGCAATGCTATGCCTATCAAAGTTGGCGAAGGCTTCTGTAACCTTATACTCGTTATGCTGTTCGACTGAACTCGTTGGCTCTGCGTCCACCTTATTTTCTCTATCTGCTTCGTCACCGTCAGCATTTGGTACTCTCTCGATAGCTTCAATAGTTCACTGAAAGCCCTTGGTGTAATGAACCGCAAGCCCTTCAGAAAGAAAGACATAATATAGAATAGTTGAATGTTGATTCAAGTACCCTTGAAAGGACTAAAGGAACGGGGGAATGACTACCTGTAATAAAGCACAGGCTAATACGAGCCGACCAGAAGAAGCAAGGCTTAGATTACCAGATCCTGGACACAATCTTCCTAGAGATGGACTCGCCTTCTTGCTTACCTAGCTCTTGTCTTAGTGACTCTTCCTCTTTTCTAGGTTTTTTTTCTTAGTCTTAATACGATAGATTTTTCATTTGCTGGATCCGCCCCGATTCGATCAATAATGGGATTCTTGGCTAGAGAAAGGTTCTGTGACATGGACGCCCAGCCCAACTCGGTCGGTTGGCCCACCTAAGAGATGATGAGATTCTCGATCGATTTGATCTAATTTTGAAAAGTCTTTCTCACTATTCAGAACAGTGGAGCTTTCGATCAAGATCTTATCGCCTCCCCCGTTTGAGCTCTCGCTCGAATCGGAACCTTTATGCGTTGGTAGGCTTTCGACTCAATCTAATAGCCTACCTATCGCTATCGGGCGCCAATAAAATAAAAGAGAAAGTTTTCGCATGGGCTCATCATCTGATGCAGAACCGATGCGAGAGGGAGAATAAATATGGGGGAAGCGTGGATTGATAGCTTTCAAGAACCAGTGGAAAGAGTTCTTCCCTGCATTCCTTCCTTTTCCTTTCCAAAAAGAGTAATTAGGCATAAAAGATTTGATTGAATGAACGCCACCTTGGTTGTTTTCAAACAAATCCAATCTTGGGCCAAGCGTTGCCAGCCGGCAATAGCCGAAGGCAAAAGTAGACTGCGGATCTTAGGTGAGACCCAGAGTGCAGCCAACTAAACACCAAATCAATCGGAATAAAACTTCTACATCTGAGAAAAATGTGTGACTAACTCAATTGATAAATGCCCTTCTTGTACGCTAACGCTCTAGGATGGCAGGGTTGGTAAAACTCTCCTTGATTGATGGTAGCATTGCTAGTTGCTTCAAGCTGCTCTTTCTATAAGCTATATTCCAGTAGTTATTCGAGAAGGAATTCATGAGTGAAAGACCATCCAGCCTTTCCTTCGTATGAGACCGGACATGCCAGCGAATCGAATAGCGTAGGAAGTAAACAAGTCTTAATGGTGGAAAGCTAGCAAGGGAAAAAGCATTAGTTTCAGGTGAGCGAAGGAGAAAAAGTTTGTTGGTTGAAATAGGGTTTTCCTACCACGATAGTGGAAAGCGCAGTTCAAGTCAGTGCTTTCCTTCCCGGCGAGAAGTCCAATCCCACTAGTCAAAGCATCTAGATCGATTCCGAATGCACATGGGTAAGCCCAGCAACTTCTTAACCACGGTCTTACAGAATTCCCTCTTTGCAATACAATAATAGGCTGTTCCGGTCCCTTTACTAGTTAGCGCTCCATGGGTCCTTGTCCTTTGTTACCTAATTACTTGAAACAAGGTATTATCCGCATCTTTCGATGAGTAGGTTCAGACTTATCCTTAGTCCGAATTGGCACATATTCTTGTCGTATTGGTTGCTTCTCAAGCCTAATCTCCTCCCTTTTCTTCTCGGCCTCTGAAGGCTTCTTAGGCGGCGGCCTTAAATTACCATTCTGATAACAATTTTCATCAGCATGACCCGCAAGTACGACAGCGGCATATTCTCATAAACCACCGATTGATGCAAAACAATATCTTCGCAAACAAAACAATTGCAATCTCTGGAATTTTTTTCCGCCAAAAGGTCGACTTCCACGCGCCTGGGAAAGAATCTCGTGTCGTTGTTTTCTGCCTTCATTTGAGGCTGAAAGAGGCAATGTATCGCAACTTCGGTGATTTTTCGGGCAAGCATGAGGCATTTGCCCATATGGTGGTCCAATACAAAACCTCGCGGCATCCTTATTAATGAAGGATAAAACTTCCCTTATGTTATGTCATAACCCGCTGCAGGGAGACCCCTAGAGCATTGATGCGAAACGTTAGACTGAGGAGGTACATTGGCCAGGTCATCAATCTGGTGAAGGCAGATCGGTGCGGTTGGAAGGTTGGGCCTACCGCTTATCATTTCTCAGAACCACAGCACAGCGGTCTACCGCTGACTTACTTTCTTTCCATAGGAGATCTGGTTGCTTCCCAATACGAGTGGCGAATGCGTGCACCTCTTTCAGAGCCTCTTTGAAAGCGGCCCTAATAGTCAGTTGGGATGAAACAATCTCTTTCAGATTCAGATCCAGTGGATGAATCGATTTTTGAATAAGCACTCGCCATGTCAAGTCAGCCAGTCATTCAACTAATCTCGTCCGCTTCAAAGTCAGAAGCCGATGCCGATTCATGAAGATCAAATAAAGGCAATGAAATTGTTTTTCTACGAGGAGCGGCAGATCAACTCTGGTTTCGTTCCAAACCTCCCCTTGACCCATCCTCTTTGATTCTGATTGTGGGGCTGCCACTTGATGTAGACCAGAAAGAAGAGGCTTTCCCGTGGGCTGGGAAAGTAGCCGCCTCTTCACTCTCCTTCAGCCAATTAAGATCCCGAATCCTATCTCTTGGAGAGAGGTGCACAGAAGCTCTCCTTTTTACTCAGGGGGGCCTTCCACCACTTCGACTGATGCGGACGCGGTTCTCTCGTCGTGAAAGAAGTAATGAAAGGGGGGGGTTAAACCGCGTTCGTTGTTGCCTGTATAGCTTTCTAGAGCAGAGATCTAGCAACGCATTCTAGACACAGATCATTGGTATTGGATGTATCGTTAGGTTGTGCCGAGTCAAATCTGCTCCGTTTTTTTCCGTTGCAGAAAAGAGATCCCTTCCCCCCACTTTCAAAAATGATGAATATGAAGTCCGGGAGGCTGCGGGTACTATGGATCCTCTGACTCCCAATCGGGTTGCCTTCCCAGGTCTCGCCGGTGTTGCCTGTAGGTCGTGATGCGCCTTGAGATGGCCGTCTCCTGTCCCCCTGCCGGCGGGGAATCCGCTCCCAGGTCGTCGCTCTGCTGCGTCTGGCCCGTCCTCTAGGCACCTTTGGAAGGCAGGGAGTGTGACAACGTACACGCTTCCATAGGGCCTTTTCATCAGTTGCAGGGTTTGGTGGCCCGAAATTGACTTGGCTTTGCCAAAAGGCCTCATCTCTAAAAGCCCGGCTCGCGAGGCGTCCCTCCCGCAGTAGGGTTCCAAACCTCGCCTCGCTCTTGTGACATGCTATGTTTCCCCTCTCTATTCCCAAGTAAGGGGTGAGTCCCATGCTTTGTGGATCGCGGTCTCACACACTAATCCCTACAGGTGCCCGTAGTAGGCCGGCCGCCCTACCTAAACCAATCATCATATCGGTCCCTAGGCC is part of the Salvia miltiorrhiza mitochondrion, complete genome genome and encodes:
- the orf99a gene encoding hypothetical protein, which gives rise to MESKPSRRIHSICVAKRRVRGERRSYPLGQSGVSGIELSNRKSSINRQPNLRLKYFTSLANRYAKQLLELRTTGSFWLFLRFAPCFLVVFLVDSVFLYL
- the orf182a gene encoding hypothetical protein; the encoded protein is MGLTPYLGIERGNIACHKSEARFGTLLREGRLASRAFRDEAFWQSQVNFGPPNPATDEKALWKRVRCHTPCLPKVPRGRARRSRATTWERIPRRQGDRRRPSQGASRPTGNTGETWEGNPIGSQRIHSTRSLPDFIFIIFESGGKGSLFCNGKKRSRFDSAQPNDTSNTNDLCLECVARSLL